From a single Miscanthus floridulus cultivar M001 chromosome 8, ASM1932011v1, whole genome shotgun sequence genomic region:
- the LOC136471665 gene encoding basic leucine zipper 19-like, with translation MAQLPPRAPSALPQDHWSAGAEFLGFAATRRGAHRRSASDSVAFLEAVPMDDVIGGGGSAGDDFDRLDDEQLMSMFSDVDAPAVSDGGAGERAGDAAQLMDVGDADDGMAASSPAAARAAADGVADPKRVKRILANRQSAQRSRVRKLQYISELERSVTSLQMEVSALSPRVAFLDHQRSLLTVGNSHLKQRIAALAQDKIFKDAHQEALKKEIERLRQVYQQQQIKVATTGGADIATAASMQARQELLAYEGAAIR, from the exons ATGGCGCAGCTGCCGCCGAGGGCGCCGAGCGCCTTGCCGCAGGACCACTGGTCGGCGGGGGCGGAGTTCCTGGGGTTCGCCGCGACGAGGCGGGGCGCGCACCGCCGCTCCGCGAGCGACTCGGTCGCGTTCCTCGAGGCCGTGCCCATGGACGacgtcatcggcggcggcgggagcgccGGCGACGACTTCGACCGCCTAGACGATGAGCAGCTCATGTCCATGTTCTCCGACGTCGACGCGCCGGCCGTCTCCGACGGTGGCGCCGGGGAGAGGGCCGGGGACGCGGCGCAGCTCATGGACGTCGGGGACGCGGACGACGGAATGGCGGCATCGTCGCCGGCCGCCGCGCGGGCGGCTGCGGACGGCGTCGCTGACCCCAAAAGGGTCAAGAG GATATTGGCAAACAGGCAGTCAGCTCAGAGGTCACGAGTTAGGAAGCTGCAGTACATCTCGGAGCTTGAACGGAGTGTCACCAGTCTCCAG ATGGAGGTGTCAGCACTGTCCCCTCGCGTGGCCTTCCTGGATCACCAGCGGTCACTGCTCACCGTTGGCAACAGCCATCTCAAGCAAAGAATCGCGGCGCTCGCCCAAGACAAGATCTTCAAAGACG CTCATCAAGAGGCACTGaagaaggagatcgaacggctaCGCCAAGTGTACCAGCAGCAGCAGATCAAGGTGGCCACCACCGGCGGCGCCGACATCGCCACGGCCGCCTCCATGCAGGCCAGGCAAGAGCTGCTCGCGTATGAGGGCGCCGCCATTCGATAG